The following coding sequences are from one Kwoniella dendrophila CBS 6074 chromosome 8, complete sequence window:
- a CDS encoding ATP-dependent RNA helicase DBP2-A, protein MSYGGGSYGGGYGGSSGGGYGGGGGGYGGGGGGYGGGAGGYGGGSYGNYSNGSGYGSYGGGGGDRMGNLGGGLHNIDWNHQTLTKFEKNFYVQDPRVTARTDAEITQFRADKTMKIQGQNVPRPITTFEEAGFPDYILSEIRTMGFTAPSSIQCQAWPMALSGRDLVAVAETGSGKTISFALPAMVHINAQPLLAPGDGPICLILAPTRELAVQIQTECTKFGKSSRIRNTAIYGGAPKGPQIRDLQRGVEICVATPGRLIDMLESGKTNLKRVTYLVMDEADRMLDMGFEPQIRKIVSQIRPDRQTLLFSATWPKEVQRLAMDFLHDFIQVNIGSMELTANHNVQQHVEICTDYDKRQKLLGHLEQISKENAKVIIFIATKRVADDLTKFLRMDGWPALAIHGDKQQAERDWVLAEFKAGRSPIMLATDVASRGLDVKDIGYVINYDFPNNCEDYIHRIGRTGRAGRKGVSYTYFTTDNSKQARELVQILRESKSEVSPELEQMAMYGGGGGGRGRGGGRGRGGRFGGGGGGGFRSGANNFGGGGGDGGYSSRW, encoded by the exons ATG TCTTACGGCGGCGGATCATACGGTGGTGGATACGGTGGCAGTAGTGGTGGAGGATAcggaggtggtggtggtggatacGGAGGAGGAGGCGGTGGATACGGCGGTGGTGCTGGTGGTTATG GCGGCGGATCCTATGGTAATTACTCCAATGGTTCTGGTTATGGCTCTTATGGAG gtggtggtggcgaTAGAATGGGCAACCTCGGTGGTGGTTTACACAACATTGACTGGAACCATCAAACTCTCACCAAATTCGAGAAGAA CTTCTATGTTCAAGACCCTCGAGTAACCGCCCGAACTGATGCTGAAATCACTCAATTCCGAGCCGACAAAACCATGAAAATTCAAGGTCAAAACGTTCCTCGACCAATCACCACTTTCGAAGAAGCTGGTTTCCCAGATTACATTCTCTCAGAAATCAGAACTATGGGTTTCACCGCTCCATCATCTATTCAATGTCAAGCCTGGCCTATGGCTCTTTCCGGTAGAGATCTTGTCGCTGTCGCTGAAACTGGTTCCGGTAAAACCATCTCTTTCGCTCTTCCAGCTATGGTTCATATCAACGCTCAACCTCTCCTTGCTCCTGGTGACGGTCCTATCTGTCTTATTCTCGCTCCTACTCGAGAACTTGCTGTTCAAATCCAGACTGAATGCACcaaatttggtaaatcttcCAGAATTAGAAATACTGCTATCTACGGTGGTGCACCAAAAGGTCCTCAAATTAGAGATTTACAACGAGGTGTAGAAATTTGTGTTGCCACTCCTGGTCGATTAATCGATATGCTCgaatcaggtaaaaccaACCTCAAGCGAGTCACTTACCTTGTCATGGATGAAGCCGATCGAATGCTTGATATGGGTTTCGAACCTCAAATCAGAAAGATTGTCAGTCAAATCAGACCTGATAGACAGACTCTTCTTTTCTCCGCCACATGGCCTAAAGAAGTACAAAGACTTGCTATGGATTTCTTACACGACTTCATCCAAGTCAACATTGGTTCAATGGAACTTACTGCCAACCACAACGTTCAACAACACGTCGAAATCTGTACCGATTACGACAAACGACAAAAATTACTTGGTCACCTCGAACAAATCTCAAAAGAAAACGCCAAagtcatcatctttatcgcTACCAAGAGAGTTGCCGATGATCTTACTAAATTCCTTAGAATGGATGGCTGGCCTGCTTTAGCCATTCACGGTGACAA ACAACAAGCCGAAAGAGATTGGGTACTTGCCGAATTTAAAGCTGGTCGAAGTCCTATCATGCTTGCTACTGATGTTGCTTCTCGTGGTCTCG ATGTCAAGGATATTGGTTACGTCATCAATTA TGATTTCCCCAATAACTGTGAAGATTACATTCACCGAATCGGTCGTACCGGTCGAGCTGGTCGAAAAGGTGTTTCATACACCTACTTCACTACTGACAACTCTAAACAAGCTCGTGAACTTGTTCAAATCTTAAGAGAGTCCAAGAGTGAAGT TTCCCCTGAACTCGAACAAATGGCCATGTAcggaggtggtggtggtggacgTGGACGAGGTGGTGGCagaggaagaggtggaagatttggaggaggtggtggtggtggatttaGATCCGGCGCCAACAACTttggcggtggtggtggtgatggagGTTATTCTTCAAGATGGTAG